Below is a genomic region from Mycolicibacterium neworleansense.
CGTCGACGGGCGATCTGGTGCATCAGCCGTGCGTGCCCCACGTCCCCCTTGCCGCGCACGGTGCCCAGGTGCTCATGCTCGTTGAGCTCCAGGGTGTCGATACCCCAGACGTCGATGGGTACCGACCGGCTCAATTCGGTGAGCAGGTCGGTGCCGACGGTTCGCCACCGCCGTAACGGTTCGTTGATCATCGTGGCTGCCGCAGCTACATCGCCGGTGTAGAGGTTGCCCGGATCGGCGATTCCATGCTGGATGACCCGAGTGGGCGCTGCCCCGCTGTCCCACATCAGCCGATTGAAGTCGGTGACATGTACCAACAGGATGTCTTTGCGGTCCGCGAGCGGATGCACACTGTCGGATGCGTGGGGCCGCGGTGCGTTGTGTTCCACGTAGATGGCGGGCACATCGATGCCGGGTATTCGTCCGAGCCACTCCTCGGTGAGGGCGATCTCCTCAGGCCGTTGGAGCACCACCAGGTCGACATCCTGATTCCGGAGTTCGCTGGACGGAATCTCCTGTGCCCCCGGCCAATTGCGTCCGCAAAGACCCCGTCCGTCGGCGTCTCCCGCCTCGTTGACGGGGATCAGGTAGCGATGCCGGCCGGCCACGAACGACTCCATCCAGGAGCCGTGCACGTGCCACGCGAGCACTGATCGCGGGGGGTCTTGGTTCATGGCGCGGAAGTACCCGGGCAATCGTCACTTAAACACGCGAAGAGTTTGATCGAGAACCCATCGGGCTACTCCGCCGGTATGACCCGCGAAGACGTACCCGACGATGTGCCCATCGTCGATGCGCTCGAACAGGACCGCGAGCCCAGCGAACCGGTTCCCGACGCCGAGGTGCCGGTGACAGACCGTGACGGCCCGCCCCTGGAGGCCGCCGATCCGGACTGGCAGGAACAGCGCGAGGCAGTCACCGACGATCTCGGACTCGACGAGTTCGACCGCGAATCGCGCGAAGACTGAGAGGTCACGCATGGAGCCTGGCAAGGACACGGTCATCAGCTATCCGGGCCACACCGCGGACATGCCGGGACAGCCGCGTGACGAAATGGCCGACTACGTCGGTCGCGGATTGCTCGACGGTAAACGCGCACTGATCACCGGGGGCGATTCGGGAATCGGCCGGGCGGTGGCGATCGCGTTTGCCAAGGAGGGCGCCGACGTCGCGATCGCCTATCTGGAGGAACACGACGACGCGATGCACACCGCGTCGCTGGTGGAGCAGGCAGGCCGGCGTTGCCTGCGCCTTCCGGGTGACCTGTCCCACCCCGAACAGTGCCGGGCCGCGGTCAGCCGCACTGCGGGTGCCCTCGGCGGACTCGACGTGCTGGTGAACAACGTCGCCTACCAATCGCCCACCGAGAGCTTCACCGACATCACCGATGAGCAGTGGCGGCACACCTTCGCGGTCAACATCGACAGCTTCTTCCACGTCACCAAGGCGGCCCTGGATCATCTGCCGGACGGCGGCGCCATCATCAACACCGCATCGATAAACGGGCTGCGCGGCAATAAGACCCTGATGGACTATTCGGCGACCAAAGGTGCCGTCATCGCCCTCACCTACTCGCTGGCACAGGCCCTGGCCGAGCGACGGATCCGCGTCAACTGCGTGGCGCCCGGGCCGGTGTGGACCCCGCTGATACCGGCCACCATGGATTCGGGGCGCGTCGAATCGTTCGGTGAGCACACACCTTTCAGCCGTGCGGCGCAACCCGATGAGATCGCCCCGTCGTACGTGTTCTTCGCCGCCAACCAGCTCTCGTCGTACTACAGCGGGGAGGTCCTGGCCCCGTTGGGCGGCGAGACCCTGCCCGGATGACGGAGATCGCCATGGCGGGCGAGGCGGACAAGGAAGAAAAAGCGCGGCGAATCCGGGCGGCGCTGATCGCCGCCCTGCTGGTCGCTGCCGTGGGCCTGCTGCTGACTCGCTGTCCGACCAATCGTGACGGCATGCCCGGGCAGCTGTCGCAGGCCATGGAAGAGACGGTGGCCGCGGCCCGCAGCGGCGCGTACGCGCTCGACCTTCGAGTACGTGACCGGTCCACGCCACAACTCGTCAGCGTCCAGATCACGGACGCGCGAGACGAGATGGTCAAGGCCTACAAGGGAATCGCCGACCTGAAAGCCGATGATCCGGTTGATCTGGATCGTCAGCGGTTGCTCACCCAAGCGATGACGACGATGATCGGCCAACTCAACGCCGCATCGGCACGGGTCCGCGAAATCGCAGCCGAACCCGAGTTGACGGCGCTGCGTGGCCAACTCCTGGCGTCGGCCGACGCACTGGAAACCGGGTACCGCTGATGAAGAAATTCTTCGCGGTGGCCCTGGGGATCCTGACTGCGATCGGCGGGTTCCTCGACATCGGAGACCTGGTGACCAATGCCGTGGTCGGTTCCCGGTTCGGCCTGGCGCTGGTCTGGGTGGTGGTGGCCGGCGTGGTAGGCATCTGCTTGTTCGCCGAGATGGCCGGCCGGGTGGCCGCGGTCAGCGGGCGTGCCACGTTCGAGATCATCCGGGAGCGGCTGGGTCCGCGCACTGCCGCAGCCAATCTGAGCGCCTCGTTCCTGATCAACCTGATGACGCTGACAGCTGAGATCGGCGGTGTGGCGCTGGCGCTGCAACTGGCCACCGATGTCGGACGCATGCTCTGGATCCCGGTGGCGGCCGTGGCGGTGTGGCTGGTGATCTGGCGGGTCAAATTCTCGGTCATGGAGAACACCGCCGGGCTGGCGGGTTTGTGTCTGATCGTATTCGCGGTCGCAGTGTTTGCCCTGCAACCGAATTGGGGCGATCTCGCCCATCAGGCGGCGCAGCCGGTGATTCCGGAGTCCGAGTCCTCGGCAACCTACTGGTACTACGCGATCGCACTGTTCGGCGCCGCGATGACCCCGTACGAGGTGTTCTTCTTCTCCTCCGGAGCAGTGGAAGAGCACTGGAAGACAAAGGATCTCGGGGTGTCACGCCTGAACGTCCTGGTCGGGTTCCCGCTCGGCGGCATCCTCTCGGTGGCCATCGCCGCCTGCGCAGCCCTGGTTCTACTACCCGGCCAGATCGAGGTGACATCGCTGTCACAGGTGGTGATGCCAGCGGTCGAGGCGGGCGGCAAACTGGCACTGGCCTTCGCCATCGTGGGCATCGTGGCCGCCACATTCGGTGCGGCCCTTGAGACGACGCTCTCCAGCGGCTACACGCTGGCGCAGTTCTTCGGATGGCCCTGGGGGAAGTTCCGCCGTCCCGCCGAGGCGTCCCGCTTCCACGTGGTGATGTTCGTGAGCATCGTCGTCGGGGCCGCCATCCTGTTCACCGGCGTCGACCCCATCATGGTCACCGAATACTCGGTGGTCTTTTCGGCGATCGCCCTGCCTCTGACCTACCTGCCCATTCTCATCGTTGCCAACGATCCGGAATACATGGGCGACAAGACGAACGGAAGGTTGCTGAACATGTTCGGCTCGGTATATCTGGTGATAATCGTGACCGCCTCGCTGGCCGCCATACCCCTGATGATCGTGACCGGAGCGGGCCAATGAGCACCATCGACGCGCGCCTGCACCTACTGGATCGGCAACTGCTCGACCACGACGGGGCTCCGGTTGGCATCGTGGACGACCTGGAACTCGATGGCGTCGAGGCCGACGTCGACATCAAACCGGGCAGTCCCCCGCCGCGCGTCACCGCCATACTCTCCGGGCAGGTGATGATGACCCGCATCCTCGGCGGCGCACCGCCCCGGAAGATGCTGCACGAGATTCCCTGGAAACAAGTCGCTTCGGTCGGAGTCACGGTGCAGCTGACAGATTCCGAGCTGCCGTCGGATGCGGACTGGGTTGAACGTTGGCTACGCGACCACATCGTTTCCCGAATCCCTGGAGGTCGACATGCAGCTGAGTAACCTCCTCGGACTACGGGTACTGGACGCCGGTCACCACCCGGTCGGCACCGTCATCGACGTGCGGCTTCGATTTGGCGGCGACGGCTCCGACCGCCCGAGCAGCCCCCAAGTTGCCGGCCTGATAATCAGCCCGCGCACCCGCTCGTCATATCTGGGTTACGAACGGACCGGGATCAAGGCCCCCGCCTTGATCGCTGTCATCGCCGGGTGGCGGCATCGGGGAACTTTCCTGGCGGACTGGGACGATGTGGCCAGGATCGCGTCAGATCACGTCACGCTGCGTGCCGGCTACAGCCGGCGCTCGCCGGAGCTGCGTGCCACACCACTTCGGTGACGGCGTACTCGGCGAGCGCTCGACGCTGCTGTGCCTCGATGGCGTCGGCGATCCGCTCGAACATGATCTCCAGTCCGCCCCCGAGAGGTACGGACAGTGCTGGCCCGGCCATTTTCCTCACCTCGACTCCAACAAACGGCTGAATACCCCCGCAGGTACCGCGACAAACCGGAGAAACGGTTGGAACGGGTGCCGGGGGGTACACCACCAGGACGTTGCGCACATGTGTGCGACTTTGTAGAGAAAGGGCTGTCCCGTGGGAACTCCGAATCCAAGAAGCCCCGGCCGCGTCACGAAGTGGACCCCGCTTCAGGCCGGCGCAATGATCGTCGGGGTCCTTTTCCTCATCGTCGGTGTGCTGGGGTTCATCCCGGGCATCACCACCGGCTACGACGACCTCACCTGGGCCGGTCACCATTCCGAGGCCATGCTGCTCGGGGTGTTCAACGTCTCGGTGCTGCACAACCTCGTGCACCTGGCATTCGGAGCGGTCGGTGTGATCATGGCCCGCCGAGTGACCACGGCGCGGGCCTATCTGATCGGCGGCGGCCTGATCTATGCCGTGCTGTGGCTCTACGGCCTGGTCATCGACATCGACAGTGCGGCCAACTTCATTCCGGTCAACACCGCTGACAACTGGCTGCACTTCGGCTTGGCACTCGTCATGATCGCGATGGGTCTGGTGTTAGGCCGGGTTGCGACGCCCACCAGCGGGTTCGGCACCGGGGCCCCCGGCACGGTCGAGTAGGTCCGAGAACACGTAATCACGCTGCGACAGAGGCGTTTACCGAACGCCTTTGACGGGCATTCCTGATCCGCGATGACGACGCTTCCAGCCCCTTCCCAGCCAGGTCTCCCATACGCCCATGGGCCGATCTCCCGTGCGGTGATCGAGCGTTTGGGCGAGCGTCCCCCGCACAACCATCTGGAACCGGTCTGGGTGCCGCTGCGCGACGCCGATCCGTTCGGGCTCGATCTGCAACTGGCCCTCTACGTCTGCTACGAACTCCACTACCAGGGTTTCGCCGGCATCGACCCCGCCTGGGAATGGAACGCGGGGCTACTCCATCTGCGCGCCCAACTGGAGCGGATCTTCCTGTCAGCGGTCCACCGCGAGGTCGGCGCCATCGCACCCGGGGATACCGCGGAGCAGGAAATGGCGCGACTGTCGGTTGAACCGGCCGATGGGTTCGGCCCGTCGTACCACCTGCGCGACAAGGGCACCTGGACCCAGATGCGCGAGTACTTCGTCCACCGGTCGCTGTATCACCTCAAGGAGGGCGATCCACACGCCTGGCTGATCCCGCGCCTGGGCGGCCAGGCGAAAGCATCGTTCGTGGCTGTCGAGTACGACGAGTACGGAGCGGGTTCGGGCGCCCGGGTTCACCAGCACCTGTTCGCCGATCTGATGAGAGAAGCCGACCTGGACGACCGCTACCTCGGCTACCTGAACACAGTCCCGGCCGAGAGCCTCGCACTGGTCAATCTGATGTCCCTGTTCGGCCTGCACCGGCGACTCCGGGGTGCCGCCGCGGGACATTTCGCGGCCACCGAGATCACCTCCTCACCCGGCTCGAAGCGCATGGTGGCGGCATTGGAGCGGCTGGGCGCTCCCGAGGCCTGTGTGCTGTTCTATCGCGAGCACGTCGAAGCCGACGCGGTGCACGAGCAGGTGGTGCGCCACGACGTGGTGGGCGATCTGGTCAGCCGCGAACCCGAGCTGGACACCGACGTGGTGTTCGGGATTCGGGCCTTCACGGCGATGGAGGACCGGTTGGCCGACCATCTGATGAAATGCTGGCTGGCCGAACGTAGTTCGCTATGCCGTCCGCTTGCCTGACCGCCTGACCTTGCGGTGGCTGGTGTCGCACAGCGGGTAGGTCTTGGACCGGCGGCACGTACAGATGGCCACCATGAACCGATCCGATTCCACGGTCGTCCCATCGGGTAGCTCGATGTGCACCGGCCCCTCGACAAGGATCGGTCCGCCTTCGACGATCCGCACGGCCCGCCGCTCGGTCATGATTTGTCCGCCCGGATGACCACCAGTTCCTCTTCCGCCCTGGCATGTGTCAACCGCCCGATCTGCCGGAGCCAACGAGCCTGCGAGTGCAGTACCGGGCCGAAGGGAATCCGTTGAGTGACATAGATGTCCGCACTGAGGCCGGTCTCACGAAGCAGCTGCACCGAGCGCCGGACATCGGCGAACTCGGACTGCACCAGGAACAGCGAGCCGCCCCGCGCCAGGAGGGCGCCCGCCGAGCGGCACAGCGGGTCGAGTACCAGCCTGCCGTCCGGGCCACCGTTCCAGGAGGCCATGGGGCCTGCGGCAGGGATCGACGCGGCGTCGACATCCGGCGCCACCGGCACGTAGGGCGGATTGCACACCACGACATCGAAGGGTTCGTGTTCCAGCGCCTGAGTCCATGAGCCCAGCCTGGCATCGACAGTCACCTGCGCAGCCAGTGAGTTGGCCTGCGTGCTACGAACCGCGCACGGTGAAATGTCCAGCGCCGTCACAGCACTCGCGCCCAGATCCGCGGCGGCGACGGCAACAACTCCGCTCCCGGCGCACAGGTCCACAACTCGGCGGCATGGGACCGTGTTGCTGCGCTCCAGCGCTTCGATCAGCAGCCATGAATCGTGCTGCGGCCGGTAAACATCCTCGGCGCCAACGGCAATGGTCTCGACGGCCATCTCGCTCCCTTCCGGAAAGTACCCCTAATCGGTACCCACCTGCGCGTTCGGCAAACCTCGCTCCCGTAGAACTCGATTCGTCACGTCACGTTTAGCGCCGCCGCGTCCGGGAAATCCATGGGGTGCGTGGAGAAGCCGCGTGGAACAACCAATCCACTCCAGTAGCGGAAAGGTAAGCATGACCGAGAAGAACTCAGGACCTGAAGAAGGCATCAAGGGCGTCGTCGAGGACGTCAAGGGCAAGGCGAAAGAAGCTGTCGGCACCGTGACCGGCCGCGAGGACCTCGTGCGCGAGGGCAAAGCCCAGCAGGACAAGGCCGACGCCCAGCAGGACGCGGCCAAGAAGGAGGCCGAAGCCGAATCGGCCCGGGCGGGAGCAAAGGCCGCCGAGCAACGTGAGCAGGCGAACCAGCGACCGTAGCCCGGTCCTGATAGAAGAGATGGCCCAGTCGACGTTGACTGGGCCATCTCGTTTGTCCGGGTCAGCTGTTGGGCGTTTGCCTGATCACATCGGGATGCTCTGCATACCAACGTTCTTCGATACGACGGACACGTAGGTGCGCGATCGCGAGCCACAGCCCACCACCGAGCAGGCCCACCGCGGCCAGGATCGCGAGCACTACGCCTACGCCGGTGTTGCCTGTGGCGAACCCGAACAGGCACGCGACGAACATCACCACACCCAGTCCGATGAGGACCAGTGCGGGCATGTTGCGATTGTCCTTCATCGACTCGCCGGCATGCGGCCTGGTTGTTCGTGTGTGGTCGACAGGATCGTCGGGACCCTTCATGATTTCTTCCCTCTCACTCGTAACGCTCACTCGTAACGCGGGTATTGGCCGACCTTGAGCAATCCGGCCAGATGTGCCGCGTTGCGGGCTGCCGCGGCGGTGGCCGCGGCAACGGGCTCGGGCACTTCGTCGAGATCGAGATAATCGGTGCCGTGCATGGCCTCGCCGTTCCAGTACGTACAGCCCTGAGCCGGAATGCTGTAGCCGATGTCGTTGAGCGCCTGAAAGACGTCGGCCACCGTCTTGTGGGCACCGTCCTCGTTTCCGACGACCGACACCAGCGCCACCTTGCCCGCCACCACTGGGCGACCGGCGTCGTCGGTGTTGGACAGTTCGGCGTCCAGCCGCTCCAGTACGCGCTGCGCGATGCTCGACGGATGACCGAGCCATACGGGAGTCGACAACAGCAGGATGTCGGCGTCGAGGATCTTCCGGCGGATCTCGGGCCATTGATCGTCGCCGCCCATGTCGGTTTCGACGCCCGGTTCGATGACGAAGTCGGCGCACCGTAGCGTCTCGGTACCGACCCCGAGCACGCGGAGGTTCT
It encodes:
- a CDS encoding glycosyltransferase, whose protein sequence is MNQDPPRSVLAWHVHGSWMESFVAGRHRYLIPVNEAGDADGRGLCGRNWPGAQEIPSSELRNQDVDLVVLQRPEEIALTEEWLGRIPGIDVPAIYVEHNAPRPHASDSVHPLADRKDILLVHVTDFNRLMWDSGAAPTRVIQHGIADPGNLYTGDVAAAATMINEPLRRWRTVGTDLLTELSRSVPIDVWGIDTLELNEHEHLGTVRGKGDVGHARLMHQIARRRVYLHTARWTSLGLSLIEAMFLGMPVVAVGSTAAPLVVRADAGVVSADVKTLAYALQGFVTDTAAASMAGKAAREYALAHFGLERFQHDWDLAIADWCA
- a CDS encoding SDR family oxidoreductase — translated: MEPGKDTVISYPGHTADMPGQPRDEMADYVGRGLLDGKRALITGGDSGIGRAVAIAFAKEGADVAIAYLEEHDDAMHTASLVEQAGRRCLRLPGDLSHPEQCRAAVSRTAGALGGLDVLVNNVAYQSPTESFTDITDEQWRHTFAVNIDSFFHVTKAALDHLPDGGAIINTASINGLRGNKTLMDYSATKGAVIALTYSLAQALAERRIRVNCVAPGPVWTPLIPATMDSGRVESFGEHTPFSRAAQPDEIAPSYVFFAANQLSSYYSGEVLAPLGGETLPG
- a CDS encoding Nramp family divalent metal transporter gives rise to the protein MKKFFAVALGILTAIGGFLDIGDLVTNAVVGSRFGLALVWVVVAGVVGICLFAEMAGRVAAVSGRATFEIIRERLGPRTAAANLSASFLINLMTLTAEIGGVALALQLATDVGRMLWIPVAAVAVWLVIWRVKFSVMENTAGLAGLCLIVFAVAVFALQPNWGDLAHQAAQPVIPESESSATYWYYAIALFGAAMTPYEVFFFSSGAVEEHWKTKDLGVSRLNVLVGFPLGGILSVAIAACAALVLLPGQIEVTSLSQVVMPAVEAGGKLALAFAIVGIVAATFGAALETTLSSGYTLAQFFGWPWGKFRRPAEASRFHVVMFVSIVVGAAILFTGVDPIMVTEYSVVFSAIALPLTYLPILIVANDPEYMGDKTNGRLLNMFGSVYLVIIVTASLAAIPLMIVTGAGQ
- a CDS encoding DUF4383 domain-containing protein; the encoded protein is MIVGVLFLIVGVLGFIPGITTGYDDLTWAGHHSEAMLLGVFNVSVLHNLVHLAFGAVGVIMARRVTTARAYLIGGGLIYAVLWLYGLVIDIDSAANFIPVNTADNWLHFGLALVMIAMGLVLGRVATPTSGFGTGAPGTVE
- a CDS encoding iron-containing redox enzyme family protein → MTTLPAPSQPGLPYAHGPISRAVIERLGERPPHNHLEPVWVPLRDADPFGLDLQLALYVCYELHYQGFAGIDPAWEWNAGLLHLRAQLERIFLSAVHREVGAIAPGDTAEQEMARLSVEPADGFGPSYHLRDKGTWTQMREYFVHRSLYHLKEGDPHAWLIPRLGGQAKASFVAVEYDEYGAGSGARVHQHLFADLMREADLDDRYLGYLNTVPAESLALVNLMSLFGLHRRLRGAAAGHFAATEITSSPGSKRMVAALERLGAPEACVLFYREHVEADAVHEQVVRHDVVGDLVSREPELDTDVVFGIRAFTAMEDRLADHLMKCWLAERSSLCRPLA
- a CDS encoding CDGSH iron-sulfur domain-containing protein, which translates into the protein MTERRAVRIVEGGPILVEGPVHIELPDGTTVESDRFMVAICTCRRSKTYPLCDTSHRKVRRSGKRTA
- a CDS encoding HemK2/MTQ2 family protein methyltransferase yields the protein MAVETIAVGAEDVYRPQHDSWLLIEALERSNTVPCRRVVDLCAGSGVVAVAAADLGASAVTALDISPCAVRSTQANSLAAQVTVDARLGSWTQALEHEPFDVVVCNPPYVPVAPDVDAASIPAAGPMASWNGGPDGRLVLDPLCRSAGALLARGGSLFLVQSEFADVRRSVQLLRETGLSADIYVTQRIPFGPVLHSQARWLRQIGRLTHARAEEELVVIRADKS
- the mbp1 gene encoding microaggregate-binding protein 1; translated protein: MTEKNSGPEEGIKGVVEDVKGKAKEAVGTVTGREDLVREGKAQQDKADAQQDAAKKEAEAESARAGAKAAEQREQANQRP
- the usfY gene encoding protein UsfY; this translates as MKGPDDPVDHTRTTRPHAGESMKDNRNMPALVLIGLGVVMFVACLFGFATGNTGVGVVLAILAAVGLLGGGLWLAIAHLRVRRIEERWYAEHPDVIRQTPNS
- a CDS encoding flavodoxin family protein; translation: MTAPTLSALALVCSLKRRPAESSSELIADQVCENLRVLGVGTETLRCADFVIEPGVETDMGGDDQWPEIRRKILDADILLLSTPVWLGHPSSIAQRVLERLDAELSNTDDAGRPVVAGKVALVSVVGNEDGAHKTVADVFQALNDIGYSIPAQGCTYWNGEAMHGTDYLDLDEVPEPVAAATAAAARNAAHLAGLLKVGQYPRYE